TTTTTTTTAAAATTGTGGATAGGTACTTTACTTACAATTTGACATTAATAAATATTAATTGATACATAAGCCTCAGAATGGAAGATAGAACATGAAAAATGAAATTTATTCAAATATTAAAGATTCAGATGCTTTGGAAAGTTTTTTTGAATGTATAACTTCTTGTAGCATGAATAGTGAGGGAGTAGATTGCACAACAGCATGTTATGTAAAACATTTAGAACCAAACAATGTCGATTACCCTTTAAAATTTTTATAAGCAAAGCTTATTGATTATTGTTATATTTCATTGATGTTATTCCCACCTCCTCAAGTTATCTTTGGTCTATTGCTTTTATCTATAGCAGTAGTTCTCATATGGGATATTAGGTACAATCCTTTTGGAGAAGACGAAGACGGAATTTAATCTTCAACTAGGAAGCTGATTTGTAGGTGGTGCATGAAATTGCCGTTTCTTTCTTTTGAGTCTTTTGTAAGCGACTAAAGAGCCTAATAATAACAATGTAATAGCTATTGAGTTAATCATATGGGGTAGTTTTATCTATATAAAAACAAATATGTTCTAAATATCAATGACTAAAGTTATTTTTTCAAAAAGTGATTAATTATGGACAAATTTTTAATATTTAGCTTTTTCATTAGTTACCTAAAACAACCAAAAGAAAATGCTCATCTGACCAAAAGTAATTGCTATGCAATAAGAATCACTTTTTCTTATTTCTCATTTGATATTGCAGAACAGCTTTTAGATGTTGTACTTCTTTTTCTAGAGTCTCAATTCTTTTTTTTAGTTCTTCATTAGTTGCCATATTTTTTAGAGATAAATTCCTTGATATTTATACTATTAAAAAAAGCAACTTGTTACTCATGGTAAATGTCTAATAAGTAATAGAACCTATTGATGTGCATAATCTCTCTAGATAAATTATGCAGAGTATAAATTTAGGGGTAATTTATGAGTGGAGATTATGAGACACTAGAAATAAATCAACCTAAAATTACATATTTTCAGAAAAGATCCGAAAATAATACGGAATGGTTGGATGAATTAATCAACCAAATTGAAGATATGAAAAACAATATATCCAAATCTGCTTAATGACAGAAAAAGAATTGAAGGAATTAGAGAAATTTGCAAAAGAAAATGGATATAATGACGAGCTAAAAGATATATATTTAAGGGAAATTATTGACATAAATAAAGAATACGAATGAGATCAAATTTTCGACCAAACATTCGACTAGCCACAAACATTCTTTTAGTTATTGGTACTTTTGCAATTGCTTTAAAGATTACTCCAATAGCAGAGGTATATCAGAAAAAAAATTTATGTATTAAATATTTAAAACATCAAATAGATCGAGACAAACTTATCAAAAGACTAAAAATAGTTAAACAAGCAAATCCATCTAGTATTTGTGACACTATCCTCAAAAGTTAAAAATGCGTATTATTCTTAGAAATTTTAAATTTTTTATTTTTTTATTTTTCTTATCTCTAAATTTCAATAATTATTCTCTTGCACATATGAGGGGGACATTTCTTTCTGAGGAGGAAGCTGAAAAAAGGGCTTTAGAACTTGGTTGCGAAGGAATACATAAGAATCAAGATAAATGGATGCCATGCAAAAACGAAAAAGAATTACATATCTATTTGAGGAAATAGATGGAAAAATTAAAAACAAATCAAAGAAAAATTCACAGAAAAATAACCGCAATTTCAGCAATCCCCTTACTAATTACTATTGTATCTGGGACTATTTATAGTATTCTTCAACCATTAGGAGTAGATGCTTTTTGGTTAATAAAATGGCATACGGGTAATTTTGGCATTATTAATTTGCAACCTTTTTACTCGATATTTCTTGGTATAGCTTCAATAATCTCAATAATATCTGGCGTTAAACTATTACAAAAAAAATCTTAGATATATTCTAAGCCAAGCCAAAATCTAACTAATTAATACTATTTGCGCCACCACTTACTAAGAAAATTATCGCTCCTAGTGCCATTGTTGCTACACCCATATAAGGATATTTCTTAATTCTTGATTTAGTAATTGGAAGCCATGAAAGGTATCTATCAGATTTATTTAATTCATTTTTTTGTCTAGATGGTAATCCTAATTCTTCTCTTCTTTTAGCTTCGCCCATAATCTTAAATTTGTTTATGTATCAATATTAAAAATTATGCTCTACACCTGCGAGTTAACTTTATTAAAAACAGAGGTCCTTTGTAGATAAACAAATTATTTAAAATTTATTTTGCCTTCTTTAAATATAGATTCTTTGTATTTGCCTGATCTGATGTAAATAACAAAATTAAGATAGTTCCAACTAGAAATGAAAAAATCATTGTCAAACCAACAACTTCAACCATTTCACTAGGCAGATAATTTAGAAACATTAATGAATAGATCTCCTATCTTAAACTTAGCAATTGTATTTTTTATGTAAAGTAAGTATTCCTCCTTAAATTTCGAAAAGAACTTTCAAAGACTTTTTAATCTTTATTTATTTTTATTTACGGGATAAATCTAGTTCTAGCCTATCACAATTTTCTTACTTAGCTATTCCTATTTTCTTAAGCAATTTCAGGTAAGGCAAGGCCCAATTACCAAAGGTAAAAGAGATTGTCGTATTTTTTGTAGTTGGAAATAATGTTTTAGAACGTGTAGAAGCTAATTTAGAAAATATCTTAATAGTCTCTACTTCTAGATTATCCATATACAATTTTTTTTGAACACCTCGGTCTTTCTTTTGGGGCAAATAATTTTCTATAAACCATAAGACTTGTTCTAAATTTGATTTATTGGGTGCGGTTTTAATTTTTTTATTTTTCTTTTTAAACATATTTATTTAACTCTAAATTACTGAATTAAATTTGCCATTTATATAATTTAAATCAATAGTAAAAGCATCAAAATTATGTTCTTTTTAATAATCGATAATCGAAAAAATACATTAATAATTACATTGTTTTTATAAAAACAAAAAAAGAGAGGGATAAAACCCCCTCTTAATTGATCAGTCTCAAAAAAGAATTTAATTTTTTGAGTCTTTCAATTTCATTTCTTTTTGTGTTTTCCTGATTCTTTCTTCAAAGACGGATCTCCTGTATGGAGTAACTTCTCCACTTTTAGTAGCCAAAAGTTGGGCTTCATATAGCCTATTGGCTCTTTTGATTTTTTCTCTTATTTGTAAGAGGTTATTCATGGTCTTTTGCAGTTAATGAGAATCCCGTTCCCTACTCCCATTTCATGCGTCCAGAGATATAAACTTGGATGAACGTAAATGAACAATAACATCTTTAAAAAAATTCTGCGAGAGTAATTTTTACTAAATTTTTCTCAAAAAAATAAATATTGAATAGATAGTATAAACAAGGTTTTAATATTTCCTAAATTAGGATAAGAAAATTGTTTGCGACCCATCATTATTATCCTGAATCACTATTTTTTTATTAGGGAAAATATCTGATAATATTCTTTTCAAATTTGAATTGTCTGAATGAATTATATTACTCAAATTTTTTGTATTAATTTTCCAATTTTCATCTACAAATAGTTCTTTATCATCGCCTTTTTCATTCTCCAGTGATGTCTTATTTAGAATCTTAAGTAACAGTTCTGAATCATAATCTTTAAATTCTTCAGGGCCCTCTTTTAAATTTTTAATCATTATTTAGAAATCTAATGTTTCTAAATCTTGCATAAGAAATTTGAAGAATACAAGGTATTAATTACCTAAAAATTTCTCATAAGATAAAAAATCCAGATGCAATAAAAATTTTCTTTAGAAAACTTAATTCCAAAATAGCTAAAGAATGATATTTAAAAAGATTAATTAATCATTTACACCATTTATTTACTTGTTAGGTTGCAATTAAGGGAATCAGAAAAGATGCCAAGAGTAATTAACAAAAAAATTAGACTTTTAAGATGGTTAAACTCAGGCATGATACTACCATTTATCATTATGGCTGCATCCTCATCAATCATTCTTTATGGTGTTTTATTTATCCTAATAAAATAGTTTTTTAATTTAAGCAGCTAAGTTTTCCTGAGATTTAGACATAATTATTGCAGCTTTTTTTAATAAACTAACTACTTCTTTTCTTCCAACTGCATTATCAGCTTGACGCATTATTTCATAATATTTTTTATTTATTTTCTTCATAAATAGTTTTAATTTAATCTAAAATTACAACACCATATGATGGTGTCAACTGTAAATAATTCTCATATATTATTTCTTTGATTATTTTTGCACAATGAAAATTGCTCATTTATATCCTTCAAGTTTTTTATTGATGATGCCAAAAAATCATAAATATCAAAATTAATAATCCTTTTAATTAAGCTATATTGAAGGATTTGAAAACATAAAATAAACCTCCGATTAGGATCAATATTGCAGCTCCATAAAAAAGAAAAGGGATAATTGGATATTTATACAATGTAGACCTTACTTTTTGTTGTATGGCTTTTTTATCAAGTTGAGGCAACTTTATATCTTCAGTTTTTTCTCTAGGCGGAATACCTAAATTTTTTCTTCTCTTTGCCTCTCCCATAATTAATACTGAGGTATTCCCATACATTTTAAATAATTGTTATCAGCTAAATCTAAAATTTGATTCCATTCTTCATCAGATGTTTCCAAATTATTTTTAAAATCTTTTTCAAATTTAAGAATACACCTTTTTTCTATATTTTCTGGAGAATTATAATTTCTTAAAAAAGAAACACTCAAATACGATAATGATGAAAAAACTATAATTATTTTAGCAATCCTAAAATTATTCATACCTTAAATGATATTGCCTCATAAAAAAATAAGGTACTTGTTGGTTTTATAATTAATTTAATTTATTAAAAACAATTATCAAATGATAAATTCGGTGAATTTTAACCATTTGCCTATTCAGGATTTGGTTGTTTCAGGGTTAATAATCTTTATAATGTCGACGATTATTGCCAATATTTATGACC
The genomic region above belongs to Prochlorococcus marinus XMU1405 and contains:
- a CDS encoding DUF3721 domain-containing protein — translated: MRGTFLSEEEAEKRALELGCEGIHKNQDKWMPCKNEKELHIYLRK
- a CDS encoding DUF2839 family protein, producing the protein MGEAKRREELGLPSRQKNELNKSDRYLSWLPITKSRIKKYPYMGVATMALGAIIFLVSGGANSIN
- a CDS encoding DUF2839 family protein, with protein sequence MYGNTSVLIMGEAKRRKNLGIPPREKTEDIKLPQLDKKAIQQKVRSTLYKYPIIPFLFYGAAILILIGGLFYVFKSFNIA